The DNA sequence TTTGGTCCGTGAGGATGAAGTCTGCCGCCGGTTAACGACGATCCCCGGCGTCGGGCCCGTTGTCGCTCTGACCTATACGGCAACCATCGATATACCTGCGCGGTTTGCACATTCAAAGGCAGTTGGTTCGGTGCTCGGCATGACGCCGTATCCTGTTGTGGTGACGCGATGATGCGATCCCTGCTTTAGCAGCGCAGGTCCTGCTGGCTAATGTCAAGAAATGATCTTGGCTAAAAGCCTGGGCGGTGAATATCGCCAAACACCGCGGCAGGCAAAAGGCGGTTGTAGCCTTGGCCCGACGGCTTGCGGTGATCATGCATCGCATGTGGGGTGACGGGACCGAATTCTGCTGGACACGGGAGAGCTTGCCTGTTGCTGCGTAATTAGCAACCAGGATAGCGAGAGCCAAAGGAGACAATAAGATTCCGCCGTCGGTGGAAAGTTGTCCTTCGCAGGGTCGGGCGGCTTGGCCACCGCTGGTCCTGTTCAAGGCGCTTTTACTGCAGTCGCTGTACGGACTTTCGGACCGTGAGTTGGAAGAGGCGCTTGGCGACCGGCTGTCGTTCCGGCGCTTTGTCGGGCTCGGGCTGGAGGAGAGCATTCCCGATCACACGGTGCTTTCGCGCTTTCGCAATCTGCTTGTCGGCGAAGGTCTGCTTGATAAGTTGTTTGGTGAACTGGACCGGCAGTTGGAGAAGGCCGGCGTTATCCTGAAGCGTGGCACGATGCTGGATGCCACGCTGATCAATGCGGTCTCATTGCCGCCGACGGACGAGCGGACCTCAAAGGAAGCGGACGCCCGTGGCACCGTGCGGCAGGGCAAGGGCGGCTTCACCTTCGGCTACAAGGCTCATGTCGGGGTGGATGAGGGCTCTGGCCTGATCCGCACGGTGATCACCACACTAGCCAACGTCAACGACACGGTGATGGCCGATGCCTTGATCTGCGGAGACGAGAAGACGGTGTGGGCGGACGCCGCTTACGACACCCCTGCTCGCCGCGCCCGGCTCAAGGCCGAGGGCAAGAAGGTGCGCATTGCGCGCCGCCCCAACAAGCATCATCCGCAGTTGCCGCCGCTGCTCAAGCACTACAATCGCCTGATCGCAAGACGCCGCGCGACGGTCGAGACTACCTTTGCCACGCTCAAAAACCGCATGAAGCTGACCGCGATCCGTTATGTCGGGCTGGCCAAGGCGACCGCCCAGCTGACGATGGCGGCGACCGCATTCAACATGCGCGGATGGGCCGCCATCACGGGATAGGTGCGCCTACAATCCGGCCGTAAGAGGCCGCACCGCCGCCAAAACCCCACCAAGGCGCTAGAGCTCAAGATTACGAGCGAAATCCCTGCAATCCGATCCCTTCAAACATCCCTCCGCTACTGCGCAACAGGCCCATAATGGGAGGGCCACAAAGGCCGAGCCCGGAGAGAAGCGCGATACTGCGAAGACATCAATGACCATTGGTGCGGATGGTCAGAAGGTGTTTGACCTCACCACGCCAAATAGAGCAGACAACCCATATAAACATCTAGTGTTGGTGTTCGACAAGGTCGCAGAGCTCGACAGAGCCCGGTAGGGAGAGTTCTCTCAGCGCACCTCGCCGAGGTGCGGCGCGTCGTCGCCGTATTTGCGTAGCTTGACAAAGCCCGAACTATCTACTGCAACTCTCGCGCCCGCCCAGCGCCGTTCCGAGTTTCCCAGATCGAGTCAAAGTTGCGTAACATCACTTCCGCAACGCTAAAGGTTTGCTTCCCTTGCCGGGAAGTTAGGCGAGCGTCGATGTCCGGATAGATAAAGAAGGGAAGGGAAATTCGTTCGGCCGGACCGGTGTGCACGACCTGATGGGGCGTGCTCTTAAAGCGGTCTTCGCTCAAGGCCTGAAGCATGTCGCCCAGATTGACAACGAGACTGTCGGGCAAGCTCGGTGCCGGCACCCAGCGCCCCCCGAACCAGACCTGCAAGGAGCGCGTCGGGAGTTCTTCCTGCAGCAGCAGCGTGAAGAACCCATTGTCGGTATGCTTTCCGGCTGTGCCACCAGTAGACGGATACCGGATCACGCGCTGCAGGACGGTCGGCGGGCTGAAATGGCGTCGGAACCAGCCCTCTTCCATTTCGAGCAGGTCGGCCAGCGCGCTTCCGAGCTTCGGCACAACCTCATTGACCACGGTAGCCTGCAAAGCAAGCAGGCTTCGGGCAAAACCAGGAGCCAACGCGTCATCCGGAAGGTGTGTGCGTCCGGCAAACAGGCGCCGGTCACCTTCGTTCTCTATCCCGAGGTCGAACATTTCCTTCGGATCGGGACCAGCCTCGGGATGTAGCACCTCGCCGTGCAAGGGACTGTATCCACGGGCGGTAGTGGGGTACACGTCTTGGGCGGCGTGGCCGAAACGTTCCTTTGTCGATTGTGGCAACGCGAAGAACCGCCGGGAAGCCTGGATGGCTTCTGTAATCTGTTCTTTCGGGATGCCGTGCTCAAGGTAGAAGAACCCGTACTCCTCGCATGCCAGGCGCAGGCGCTCGCGCTCTTCGTGTCGCGTTGCATCGGCTGTCAATTTTGTCAGTGAGATTTGCGGTAGCGTGATCATAGCTGCTTCTCCGTTCGCGCATTGGCTTTATGGGTCACTTGGAAAACCCAGTAGTGGGCGCCCTCCTCCGCGAGGTATCTGCCGTTGCTTAAACACTGTGCCGTCACAAGCAGGTCCTCATCCTGCAGACGCCGCACCTCATCTTCAAAGGATGTGGCCTCCGCCATAGCTTTTCATGTCCACCAGAGAACAAGATCCGCCCGTGCGAACCCGAAAAAGCTGTTCAGCACTAGGCGAGGCTTTCCGTTGCCTGATTGACCGGTGACCCCGTGAACGAAGCCGCCGTCGATCAGGGCGATGTCCCCGGCCTTAAGCTGGAACTCGCGACAAGGAACGGTTTTTAGATAAGCTGCCGAATAGGGATAACCCGTGGCCTCTACACCCTGCAACTTTCGGTCCGCGACGGTCGGCTTATGGCTCCAGAGCCGCAGATTGCCACCTTCCTCGGGCATGCTGGGATAAAAGTTGAGTGCTGCGACAGTGTTGTGCGCCACCGATGAGAGCTCATAACCGCTCCCAGCACATAGGACTTGAGCGACATCGTCGTGGGGGTCCAATGAAAATGTGCCGCTCCCAGACCAGCTGATAGCACGACAAACATTGGCCTGACCGTGTTCTGAACGGGCCAGTCGCAATTCAATGCCCTGATTGTGAAGCTCGCGCTTCAATGCGCTGAATATTGCTCGGACCGGGTCAACCAAATTCTTAAACAGGGCCTCGACGTACGGTCGTGCATTTTCGGCCTCGGCGAAATAGGTGGCTGCATCCTTCCTGTAGTGGGATGCGCCGACATAGTCTCCTGGCACTCCATCTTTTCGCTGCTTGAGACCGGTACTGACACTGAAGTTTGCGCTGATCTCCTCGGCTACTTCAGTACTGAAAGCCTGCTTAACGTGCAGAGCGGTCGTCTCGCCTTTCAGGACTGAGATGATGTCCGCAGTGCTGATCGAGCCGATCCGCTTTATGATGGAAACAGGCGAGATGGCCGGCGCTTGAGGGGCCTTACTACGCATTGTCTTGCTCCTTTAGTGCGTGATCAAGAATGGCAATGCCGTTATCGAGTTCGACATTGGTGATGGTTATCGGCGGGAGAATTTTGATAACGTCGCGAACTGGCCCTGAAGATTCGATAAGCAGACCGTTTTCGAACGCGACATCGTGCACGCGGCCAACAACGGCCGGTGAACGGCACTTGAGGCCAGCCATCAGGCCGCGGCCGCGTTTTTGTTCAATGTATCTGGGAAATTTCGCGACGAGGCCGTCAAGGTGCCCCTGCAGTTTGGCCGCTGTCTGCTCCACGCCTGCAGTAAACCGGCTGTCCGACCACATTTTGGACATGGCCCCTGCCGTCACGAAGGCGAAATTATTGCCTCTGAAGGTCCCGCTATGTTCTCCGGGCTTCCATATGTCTATATCGGGGCGAATAAGGACAATTGAGAACGGACTACCTGAACCGCTCAGTGACTTGGAAAGGCACACGATATCGGGTTCAATTTTCGCGAACTCGAAGGAAAAGAAATCGCCTGTTCGGCCCGCACCCGCCTGGATATCGTCGACGATAAAAACAATGCCGTGCTTGCGGCAAATGCGCTGAATTTCTATGAGCCAAGCCGCGGATGCGGCGTTCATGCCCCCTTCTGCCTGGATGGTCTCCAGAATGATTGCGGCCGGCTTTTCTATGCCGCTCCCTGGGTCGCTCAAAACGCAATCAATGTAATTGGCGGAATCGAACGCTTGGCTCGGATAGCCGTCATAAGGGATACGAATCACATCGTGGCGCGCAACGCCTCCCAGTTCTCTGGTAGACGCCGACCCGGACACCGCCAGCGAGCCGAGGGACATACCGTGGAAAGCATTGGTGAATGCCATGACGCTCGAGCGGCCGGTATACTTTCGCGCAAGGGCCAGCGCCGCTTCGTTGGCGTTCGTGCCGGTTGGCCCCGGAAACTGTATCTTGTAGCAAAGGCCCCTTGGCTTCAGGATCGAATCGACAAAGGCTTCAATGAAGTCACGCTTTGCCACCGTATGCATATCAAGCGACAGGACAATGTTCTCACCGACAAGATATTCAATTGCTGGTCCCATAATATTCGGGTTGTTGTGTCCGTAGTTGAGTGCGCCGGAACCCACAAGGAAATCGATGTGAGGCTTGCCGGTCTCGTCCCAGATCGTCGCCCCCAGGGCCTTCGTAAAGACTGCGGGAAAGGCCCGACAATATCGGCGAACATTGGATTCATGAGCCGTGAAAGCGTTGATGTTCATCTTTAGGTCCTCTGCACGGAGATCATTCACGGGGAGAGTGATAAAACTTTCTGATCGTGGTAAATGTTCTTCACATTGACACCAGAATCGTCGGATCGACTTTTTTTGGGCCGGTACTTCGCCGGAATGCTAATTGGTGTGGCTCTCTCTCTTCAAAATACCCCCATTATTGCGTTGTTCCAGAGCTGGTACCTAGGGGAAATGCGGTGGACAACATATAGATTTTCCAGGCAAGCACCGATACTACGGCATCGAGTAGTTGACGGATCAGCCCCATCGCCCCTGCGAGAATTCGGCCGACCAAAACCATAGGAGTCGTCCGACTGACGTTGCCCCCAGTTTCTATCCAGTTTTGAGTTCGTTTCCGGCGTGGGTTGTGCCCTGCTGGGCGGGTGAAGCGACGGGCGCTGGCGCGGAGCCTTTGGCATAGCGCAGCGCGAGCGACCGTCGCGGGTTGAAGTGCTGGCGAACTCGGCCGCTGTCTGCCAAGCGATTTGGGAGTGCGGCCGCGCGGTGTTGTAGTCGGCGTGCCATAGGGCGATGGCTACGCGTGCCTGAGCCAGCGAGGTAAACAGTGTCTCGTTGAGCAGTTCATCGCGCAATCGGCCGTTGAAGCTCTCGAGGCGCACCAAGAGGGCGAGATCACTGTCAATGGGATCCGGTTGCATAACAAAATGCGCGACCTGACTGAGGTTCGTACGAACGTCGGCATGGTGTTCCAGCACTTCAATCTCTTCCCGCATATGACGGTGCTGATGATCTGCATGGCAGCGCCTGTGTGGATTAAGAGTATGTCCGAGGCCGAGGCAAAGAAGATCGCGCTAAAATTCCTCGAGCGCGTACGCATACCCGAGCAGGCGAACAAATTCCCTGGTCAACTCTCCGGAGGACAACAGCAGCGCGTCGCAATTGCCCGCTCGCTCTGCATGGAGCCTGCGGTCATGCTTTTCGACGAGCCGACCTCGTCTCTCGATCCGGAGATGGTCGCTGAGGTGCTCGAGACCATGACCAGTCTCGCGCGCGAGGGCATGGCGATGGTCTGCGTCACCCACGAGATGGGTTTCGCGCGCTCCGTCGCCGATCGCGTCATCTTCATGGATGCAGGCCGGATCGTCGAGGAAGGCAAGCCGCACGACTTCTTCACCAAGCCTCAGCACGAAAGAACAAAACTCTTCCTCCATCAGATTTTGTCGCACTGAGGTGCGGGTATGCTCGCAACGGCGAACCGGTGATGCTGTTCGCTATTGTCAGCCAGCACTGCCGGTCGAGCGTGGCGCAACAGCTCCTTGTCGACCTCCGCCACCTCGGGATGGGCCAATACACTTCCGCACGCAACGAACCTGCATAGCCGACCAGGCGACGAACGATGGCACCGTTCTTCTGCTCGACCGATGCCTGATCATTCTTCCGATAAGCACGGGAACGCGTCACTTCCAATCCTTGACTTCTGCACCAGGAGACCACGAGTTCATTCATGCGGCGCTTCATTGTCAAAAGTCCACGCCTTGAAGCGGAAAGGGGAACAACGACCTAGCCCGGATGGCAGCAATGACAAGACGACTTTCTCGTCTGCACCGTGGAGTGGGCCCCATTTTCACCGGAGACGCGGCGGTTGGGTTTAGGCACTGAGGCGCAAGAACTCGCGAGGTGAGCGGAACTTGAGGCCGGAGTGCGGGTGGACCTCACCATAATCGTCGAAGCAAGGCCAGGATGGTGTCGGCGTCTGAGAGGATGACGATCGAGGCATAGTCCGTTTTCAGGTTTTGACGAAGGGTAACCGGCCGGTTACTTTTGTTCGACATAGGAGGCACTGCCTACCCCGCCCGACTATGTCGAGTAGCTCTGACCGTAATAGTAAATTTCTGAGCCGCATTTGGCCAAGTTCGACCAGGCCAATATGTGCGCAGTCATTTTGAAGCTTCCGAATCAGATGAGTTTACAAGGGTTGGATAGTTCTTCGGCAACTTCTCCATGGGATATGCGCGTTGCGCTTCGCTCCTGCGCTCTTCCCAGAGGAAGCCATATGGCTCATTGCGCATGGCGGGAACCCAAATGGACTCCATGTCTCTCACGCTGACGAGCCTCGCGTAGGTTCCACCCAGCGCGAACTCACGTGTGACCTCCTTCAATTCATGAACGTCACGGGCGACATTGCGCGAAAGAAATCTGTATTCCGGCCTTCCCACGACATCGCGGACATAGATTGATGATGAGCCGTTAAACGGCCCCGTCCCGAAGTCTAAGACACCCTCGATATCGATCGTTTTCATATAAGGCACGTGAGCCAACAGTTCGCAGCGGTGCACATGCGTGGCATCTGACGTACCGAGGCCCATGACAAGGCCTCCGAGCCGGCTGATCAACCCAAATATCGAGTCATCACCGAACGGACTGCATCTCCACCATTCCGTCTGGCACAATTCGTGCGCTCTCGGGCCGGTCACGACCATTGAATAAGCGGGATGTTTGGTGCGCCCAGCGGGAAGCTCTCGCATCACAAGGTCGGCCAACACTCCTGTTTCAGACTTTGTCTTCGTCCAATGAAAATACCGCGTAGCGCAGTAGCTTAATGTGAACGCTGGAAGAATAACCGTGGACGACGCGGAGACGCGCTCTATCCCTTCAAGAAGAATGGATGCTATCTCATTCGCAGTTACATTCCTCAATGCCACAAGCGACGAATGCAGCACAATCGTGCTGGGTGTCAGTGACTCAATGTATCCGATAATCCGCGCGAGCTCGTCCCTAAATTCGGCAGCCTGTCCGCTCTTGCCTCTGGCGCCCGCTTGAGATCCGCTGCGATCGACTGGTTGGATTCGCCTTGCCCACTCCTCAAGCGACAAGTCTTGCTCTCGATAGACGTCGTCGCAGAACATAAGGCCGGTTTCGGCCAACTTGACCTGTATCTCGAGGAAGTTCAGCGAATCAATGTTGCACTCCCGAGCTATCGAGCTGGGTAATACCCATTTTCGCGTGACGGCGTGTACCGCTCTCAGCAAGTGGTCCAACGGTGACGCCGTTGCATGTTCTGTTTGGGGTGCAGCACAACTCACGTTCGCCCTGAGCGCCTCCTTGGCAGTTCTCTCAAGGGTGCGCTGGTCCAGTTTTCCATTGGCGGTAAAAGGAAGCTCGACAAGAGGCGTAACGAGCCTCGGAACACGATCATTCGGCAGTGCATCCGAGAGCCGCCGGCGAACATCATCCACGTCGACGCTCGTGGGCGTGACGATGCAGACCAACTCCTGCCCCATGTCGTCATCTCTATCCACTACGACAACCGCGGAATCTGCGCATAGGCCCGTCCGATCGATCGCGCTCGTAATTTCCCCTTTCTCCAGTCGGATCCCTCGAAACTTAATCTGATCATCCTTCCTTCCGACAAACCGCAATCCCTGCTCTTCCGACGCCAAGACATAGTCTCCAGTACGATACAGCACTTGTTCACCGTTGGACGTAATGAATGGCACGAAGCGCAGCTGCGATTGGGCATCGTCACCCACGTAGCCTTTGGACGTCTGCATGCCTCCCACCCAGAGCTCGCCCTCGACTTCAAACCCAACGCCGGATTTGGCGCTGTCAAGAACAAAGAAGTCAATGTTGCATGCGGGTTTGCCGATGTACATTGGCAGATCAGCATCACAACGTTGGCAATAGTGATAGCTAACGGCAACGCAACACTCAGTGGGGCCGTAGCTGTTTATTAGATTCGCCCGTGGAATGATAGAGTAGAATCTCTTCCTAAGTGAATCTGGCAAGGATTCACCGTTGCAGATCACATATCTGAGATCCGTTAACTGTTCTACTATGTAGGGAAGACGCTCAAGTGCTCCCAAGAAGCGACGCAGCAGTGTTGGAACGATCTGAACAACATTCGTTTTGCTTTGGATTAGGAATTCGATTGTCTGCATAATCTGTCCACGGAGTTCTGTAGCGGGCAAGACAATTGTCCCTCCGGTCGCAAATGGGACAAAGAACTCGGGGACCGAGAGATCGAACGTTGGCCGCGTAAGCTGCGATATGCGGATGCCCTCCGACAAATCGAGCATATCGATATACCAGTCGACCAGATTCAGAAGAGCCGTCTGGGAAACTGGTACCCCTTTCGGGGTTCCCGTGGTCCCGGAGGTATGCATGATGTATGAGATGTCCGAGAACGCCGAGTTGCTGACACCGCGTGTCAGAAGGTGCTCAACGTGGATGGAACCGCTTGCATCCTGACTAACGATTGCATTGGCGTTTGTGTTGCGGAGTATGGGGTCCAACCGCTGGTTGGATTCAGATGGATCAACAGGCACGAACGCAACGCCCATCATTTGGGTAGCAAGAATGACCGTGACCAAATCAACTGATCGGGGGAGCTTGACAATCACCGCATCGCCAGGCTGGAGGCCGATGGCCTCGAAACGCCGCACAAGACTCGACGCGGACATCCCCAACTCCTGGTAACTTATCTCGCCATTCTCGCTCGTATGAACAGCGGTGTTCGACGCAAATTTTTCCAAAGTCGTGGCGATAACATTTCCGATTTTGTCGTGGCCAAAACGTACCGGCCGGCGCGGACCCGAGAGGGTCGGTATCAGAATCTGCATCGTATGGTCTCCCTCATGGTCTTCGTCTTCCGCCTGCGGTTTTCAGGAAGCAACTAGGACACATCGCACTCCGCACTTGCCTGAGCGCGGCCAATCTCATTTGTCTAGCTTCGCGTGACCCAGCGAGTTGTGCCCTTTGGTCGCTGACTGGACCTGAAACATAGCATGTTGAGCTTTTTCAGGAACTGTCAAAGCTGGTAGGGTGACGCTTCTCACGCTGCGGCGGCTTCGGGACCGTTCTGAACCGCCCCGGGTTGATCGGAGGCTCCAACTTCCTGAGAAAGTCGAGCCACGGCAAGCAAGACGACTAACAAGTTCTCTCCCGAGGTCCGGACCCGCGCGGTTCGGCTGGTTCTGGATCAGAGCATGCCTCGCGGTGGGCGGCGGTCTCGTCGATCGCCGCCAACATTGGCCGTACGGCGCAGACGCTGCATGACTGGGTGAAGGCCGAACGCGACAGTGGCTGACTCAAGGCTTTGGACCGCGAGCTTCGCCAGGCCAACGAGATCCTTCGCAAGGCTTCCGCGTGTTTTGCCCAGGCTGAGCTCGACCGCCGGTTCAGACCATGATCGCGTTCACGACGATCACCGCGAGGCGCATGGGATCGAGCCGATCTGCAATGTGCTGCCGATCACCCCGTCGACTACCACGACCATGTCGCCACGCGCATCGATCCCTCCCGGTGTCGGCTCGGACGAAGCGGGATGAGGCTTTGAACGATGAGGTCCGACGTGTGTTCGAGGCTAACTTCCGCGTCTACGGCGTTCGCAAGGTCTGGCGGCAGTTGCAACGCGAGGGCTTCGACGTCGCCCGCTGCACGGTTGCCCGCCTGATGAAGGCCATGGGCGTCGAAGGCATCATCCGCGGCAAGCCGATCCGCGCCACAGTGAGCGACAAGGCGGCGCCATGCCCTCTCGATCACGTCAACCGCCAGTTCCATGCCCAGGCGCCGAACATGCTGTGGGTCTCCGACTTCACCTACGGTGCGCCCCGTCCCGGCATCGAGAAAGGAGGATTTGAAGAATGCTCTGCTCTGCTGTGATGGGGCAAGAGCCCAAGCGGCGGTGACCTGGCGTCAACTGGCAGGGTCACGTAGCCCGCAGGTAAAGGGAATTGAGGCCGAGGGCTGAGGCGAAATGCTGATGAGGTCGCCGGAGACGTATGTCGGCGGCATCCGAATTTGGGCGTACATGTAGGTCGCCTGCAGGGAGCCATGGGGAGAACACAGCCAGACCATGGCAGCGGCATGGACTTGCGGGACGCAAGGACAAGGACTGCGACCGGCAACCTCCCCAGTCGTGGAATGTCCAGCGTATGAACGAGGAATCTAGGCGGAAGCCACAATTGCTTGAGCTAGAGCGGCGGACTTTAATGTGAGTCCATGTCATGCGGCAGTGAAGTAGTGATCGTGTCCCAGGGCGTAGATGTGGGGCAAGCGGCGAGGGTGTGGCATCTTTCGGCGCTGTTAGAAGCAACTCTTCAGAAGGAGGCGCCCCATGCCACAGTCTTTTGACGCAAGCCGGTCCCTTACCGCTCTCGAACAGGATAACACGATCGTCGCCGTCATCGAAATGAGCAAGGCGAAGTGGCTGATTGCCGCGCTTGTTCCGGGATTCAAGCGCCAGCCGCTAAAGATACCATTGCTGCCGACGCGCCATCATTGTTGAAGCTGATGCAGCGCTGGCGCGGCGAAGCCGGCCCAGGCCGGGCATACGATCAAGCGGATCGCCGTCGCCTAGGAGGCGGCCGGCGACGGCTTTTGGCTGGCGCGCTGGCTGCCGGGCGCGCGACATCGAGGCCTATGCCCCATCCACCCTGCCAGCGTTTCGGTGTCGCGTGAGCACCGGCGTGCCAAGACAGATAGGCTCGACACGGAGCTTTTGATGCGCGCCTTTCTCGGCCGGCTGCGTGGCGAGAAGCGCCATTGCAGTATGGCGGCGCTTCCGACGCTCGAAGAAGAGGACGCGCGGCGGCCGAACCGCGAGCGACAGACCTTGGTTGGTGAGCAGACGCGGCTCGTCAACCGCATCAAGGCGATTCTCGCCCGCTTCGGCATTCGCAGCTTCCGCTTGAGTCTGCGCAATGCGGCCGACAGGCTCATCGCCATCCGCATAGCGGAGGGAACGCCGCTGCCGGACAACACCCGCGCCGAGTTGCACCGCTTGCTTGAGCGGCTCGACCTCCT is a window from the Mesorhizobium australicum WSM2073 genome containing:
- a CDS encoding 2-oxoglutarate and iron-dependent oxygenase domain-containing protein translates to MITLPQISLTKLTADATRHEERERLRLACEEYGFFYLEHGIPKEQITEAIQASRRFFALPQSTKERFGHAAQDVYPTTARGYSPLHGEVLHPEAGPDPKEMFDLGIENEGDRRLFAGRTHLPDDALAPGFARSLLALQATVVNEVVPKLGSALADLLEMEEGWFRRHFSPPTVLQRVIRYPSTGGTAGKHTDNGFFTLLLQEELPTRSLQVWFGGRWVPAPSLPDSLVVNLGDMLQALSEDRFKSTPHQVVHTGPAERISLPFFIYPDIDARLTSRQGKQTFSVAEVMLRNFDSIWETRNGAGRARELQ
- the ectB gene encoding diaminobutyrate--2-oxoglutarate transaminase, translated to MNINAFTAHESNVRRYCRAFPAVFTKALGATIWDETGKPHIDFLVGSGALNYGHNNPNIMGPAIEYLVGENIVLSLDMHTVAKRDFIEAFVDSILKPRGLCYKIQFPGPTGTNANEAALALARKYTGRSSVMAFTNAFHGMSLGSLAVSGSASTRELGGVARHDVIRIPYDGYPSQAFDSANYIDCVLSDPGSGIEKPAAIILETIQAEGGMNAASAAWLIEIQRICRKHGIVFIVDDIQAGAGRTGDFFSFEFAKIEPDIVCLSKSLSGSGSPFSIVLIRPDIDIWKPGEHSGTFRGNNFAFVTAGAMSKMWSDSRFTAGVEQTAAKLQGHLDGLVAKFPRYIEQKRGRGLMAGLKCRSPAVVGRVHDVAFENGLLIESSGPVRDVIKILPPITITNVELDNGIAILDHALKEQDNA
- a CDS encoding AMP-binding protein, giving the protein MQILIPTLSGPRRPVRFGHDKIGNVIATTLEKFASNTAVHTSENGEISYQELGMSASSLVRRFEAIGLQPGDAVIVKLPRSVDLVTVILATQMMGVAFVPVDPSESNQRLDPILRNTNANAIVSQDASGSIHVEHLLTRGVSNSAFSDISYIMHTSGTTGTPKGVPVSQTALLNLVDWYIDMLDLSEGIRISQLTRPTFDLSVPEFFVPFATGGTIVLPATELRGQIMQTIEFLIQSKTNVVQIVPTLLRRFLGALERLPYIVEQLTDLRYVICNGESLPDSLRKRFYSIIPRANLINSYGPTECCVAVSYHYCQRCDADLPMYIGKPACNIDFFVLDSAKSGVGFEVEGELWVGGMQTSKGYVGDDAQSQLRFVPFITSNGEQVLYRTGDYVLASEEQGLRFVGRKDDQIKFRGIRLEKGEITSAIDRTGLCADSAVVVVDRDDDMGQELVCIVTPTSVDVDDVRRRLSDALPNDRVPRLVTPLVELPFTANGKLDQRTLERTAKEALRANVSCAAPQTEHATASPLDHLLRAVHAVTRKWVLPSSIARECNIDSLNFLEIQVKLAETGLMFCDDVYREQDLSLEEWARRIQPVDRSGSQAGARGKSGQAAEFRDELARIIGYIESLTPSTIVLHSSLVALRNVTANEIASILLEGIERVSASSTVILPAFTLSYCATRYFHWTKTKSETGVLADLVMRELPAGRTKHPAYSMVVTGPRAHELCQTEWWRCSPFGDDSIFGLISRLGGLVMGLGTSDATHVHRCELLAHVPYMKTIDIEGVLDFGTGPFNGSSSIYVRDVVGRPEYRFLSRNVARDVHELKEVTREFALGGTYARLVSVRDMESIWVPAMRNEPYGFLWEERRSEAQRAYPMEKLPKNYPTLVNSSDSEASK